One Rhodoferax sp. GW822-FHT02A01 genomic window, GTTGGGGGACTTCCGATTTGTTGCCATCGCCGTGGGTGGCGCACGCCAGGTAGCAGGCTTTGGTGCTGCGCGCTCCATTGACGCAGCGGAAATCGAGCAGGTTCTGCGCAACCCCGGCTGACTATTTGCCCTCAACAAAGGCAATCATCATGCGCGTCACGTCCAGTCCGTCGTGGCCATGCTCCAGGCTTTTGACTGCGCTGGTATAGAGATCCTCGCCCAGTGCTTCGCGGCGTCTGCCCATCAGAAAGGCACTGTACTCTTCGACAAATTCAGGGTGGCCCTGCACGCAGAACACCTCTTCGCCTACCGCGTAGCCCGCCACGGGGCAGTGCGCATTGCTGGCCAACAGGATGGCGTTTTCAGGCAGTTCAAATACCTGGTCCCGGTGGCTTACCAGCAGGGACAGCTTGTTGTCTTCAGGGGCGCTCAGCAAATCGGCAGCATGCCAGTCATAGGACATGCGTCCTACGCCCCAGCCTTGCGGCGCCCTGCCCACCTTGGCGCCCAGGCAGATGGCAATCAGCTGGTGGCCAAAGCAGATGCCCAGCAGTTTCTTCTTCTGTTCCAGTAGTTCACTGACACGCTTGCGCAGTTCCACTACCCATGGTTCGTCGGAAAACGAGTCAGCCTTGCTGCCGGTCAGCAGGACGGCGTCATAGCCATCAAAGGATGCTGGGTATTCAAAGACAGGGGTATGGAATACCTCGAACTGCCAGTCCTTGGCACCGGCTTCGCGGAATACGCGTTCGACCATGGAGCCATAGCCGTGGTATTTCTGTGTGGCCTCTGGTGCCAGATCGTCGTTTTCGAGAATGCAGAGTTTCATGGCCACGTATTTTCCCCCTGTTTTAGTAACTGTGTTACATTAGTGGGTCGCTCCAAGCGAACAGACTGTGCATATCTGCGGTTTGCCAACCAGGCAATCAATCACACGCAACGCTGCACCGGCCCCCGGCAGAGGTGGTCGTCCGTTCAGCAGTTTTCAGCGTCCCGCTCCAGCACTCTCACGGCACTGCGGTTTTTCCCCCTTTTTTCTGCACACCGTCCCTGCCAGTGACACGTGCCTTTGTATTTTTAATGATTCATAACAATAATTTCATGCGACCTTCACCGGTCACCATCGGCAAATACCGCGTAGCGGCTTGCCCCCAGGAACTGGCCGGCGGCCGTTTTGCCGCCCAGGTTTCCATTGCCAGCGGACGCGGTAGCGCGTCCACGGATCGCGTCATGCGCTTCTGCGATGACTTTTCCACACACGATGCGGCAGCCCACTATGCGTTGGCCCAAGGCATCGAATGGGTACACCAGACTACCCGTTTGCAGTAAATCAAACGATAATCGAGGGCTTAAGGATAAAACCATGGCTAAAGAAGAACTGATTGAAATGATGGGCGTTGTCAACGAAGTGTTGCCGGACACCCGCTTTCGCGTCACCCTGGACAACGGTCACCAACTGATCGCCTACTCCGCCGGCAAGATGCGCAAGAACCACATCCGCATCCTGGCCGGAGACCGCGTGTCGCTGGAGCTTTCTCCTTACGACTTGAGCAAGGGGCGCATCAATTTCCGCCACATTGAAGGCCGCGGGCCGATGACGCCGCGCCGTCCTCAGTAAATCCAACAAACGGCCGCTCTTCGAGCGGCTTTTTTTTGTCCAGATCTTGCCGCAGAAAGGTTGTCGCCCATGTCCCTGAACCCTGTGATTTCCTTACTGGGCCGGCGTCTGCGCCTGGCCGTCATTGGTGGTGGCCCCGGTTCATTCATTGGTGCCATGCATCGCCAGGCAGCGCGCCTGGACGACCGCTACGAGCTGGTGGCCGCGTGTCTGTCATCCAACCCCGAAAAATCCGTGCAGGCCGGGCGCGAACTGGGTCTGGCGCCTGACCGTTGTTATGCCGATGGTGATGCCCTCATCGCTGCCGAGGCCACACGCAACGATGGTGCCGACGTGGTGGCCATCATGACACCCAACGACAGCCACTTCCGCTTTTCCATGGCGGCGCTGGATGCCGGGCTGGATGTGATTTGCGACAAGCCCATGACCAACACCTTGCAGGAGGCGCAAGCTCTGCAGGAGCGTGTGCACAGCAGTGGTCGGGTGTTCTGCCTGACCCACAACTACACCGGCTATCCCATGGTGCGCCAGGCGCGCGCCATGGTGGCCGATGGCCAGTTGGGGGATATCCGGCTGGTGCAGGTGGAATATGTGCAAGGTGGCCGCGCCAAGGCCGGCCCGTCCCGTTCGCCGTGGAAAGATGACGCGACGCGCGGTGGTCCGTCGCTGGTCATGGGTGACATTGGCACCCACGCCCACAACCTGCTGCGCTTCATCACGGGGCTGGAAGTGGCCCAGGTTGCTGCAGAAGTCGGAACCATCGTGCCCACCCGCGTAACCCACGACTACGCCGGCGCCTTGCTGCGGCTCGACAATGGCGCGCGTGGCAGCTTCTGGGTGACCCAGGCCGCGGCCGGGGTGGAAAACGCCTTGCGCATCCGTATCAGCGGCTCGCTTGGAACGCTGGAATGGCAGCAGGAACAGCCCCAATTGCTGAGCTTCAAGCCCATGGGTGTTCCGGCGCAAATCCGAACCCCCAATGGACCTGGCACCTTGCCACTGTCGGCGCATGCCTCGCGCATCGTCGCAGGCCATCCGGAAGGCTTTCACGAGGCGTTTGCCAACATCTACTCGGATGCAGCGGAGGCCATTGCCGCACGCCGCGCCGGCCAGACCGTGAATCCGTTGTCCACCCATTTCCCGAACGCAGCCGATGGGCTGTCCGGCATCCGCTTTGTGGACGCCGTGATCCGTTCCAGCACGAACGACGGTGCCTGGACCGCGGTCTAGCCGAAAGTGATTCTCAGGCCGGTTTGATGCCGCGGCGGGTGCGCACCGCCTCGGCCAGTTGTTCCAGCACCGGCACCGTTTGCGCCATGCTGATGCAGGCATCCGTGACCGACACGCCGTAGCGCAGCGCCTGGCCGGAGACGATGTCCTGGCGGCCTTCTTCGAGATGGCTCTCGATCATGATGCCGGTGATGCGCTGGTCGCCTGCCGCAATCTGGGCCGCCACATCAGCGGCCACGGTGATCTGGCGCTGGTGCTGTTTGCTGCTGTTGGCGTGGCTGACATCGATCATCACCTGCTCCCGCAGTCCTGCACTCTTGAGCAGCGCGCAGGCTGCATCCACATCGGTCTTGCTGTAGTTGGTCTGCTTGCCGCCGCGCAGGATCACGTGGCAGTCCTGGTTGCCGCGCGTTTCGAAAATGGCAACCTGCCCCATCTTGGTCATGCCCATGAACGCGTGCGCCGCCTGCGCTGCCTGGATGGCGTCGCTGGCCACCTTGATGCCGCCGTCGGTTCCGTTCTTGAAGCCCACCGGGCAGGACAGTCCGCTGGCCAGCTGTCGGTGGCTCTGGCTTTCGGTGGTGCGCGCGCCAATGGCGCCCCAGCTCACCAGTTCGCTGATGAACTGTGGACTCAGCAAGTCCAGGAATTCGGTGGCAATCGGCAAACCCAGTTCCAGAATGTCCAGCATCAGGCGTCTGGCCATTTCCAGCCCTTCATTGATGGCAAAGCTGCCGTCCAGATGCGGGTCGTTGATATAGCCCTTCCAGCCCACCGTGGTACGCGGCTTCTCGAAGTACACCCGCATGACCACCAGCAAATCCTGCTGTAGACGGTCCGCGTGGGTTTTCAGCTGGCGTGCGTATTCCATTGCCTGCGCATGGTCGTGGATCGAGCACGGGCCCACCACCACGATCAGCCGGTCATCGGCACCATGCAGTACCTTGGAGATGGCGGCCCGGCTGGTTTCCACCAGGGATTGGGCCGCTGGCGGGGCTGGCAGCCTTTCTTCCAGCAGCGCAGGAGTGATGAGCGGACGTACCGCACCGATACGCACGTCGTCAATACGGGTGGTGTCATGGGTAGTGAGTGGGGCGGATACGGCGGAGGTCATAGGCTGGGTGGAAAGGTGGTGGGATGGAAAGACGGCACGGCGGACAGGCAATTAGGCCATGCCCCGATTTTCACCCCAATCGCGGCCTAGAATTCCGGCACTGCGGGGCACCCGTCACTGCGCAAAGGAGTTCCACATGGCCATGGAAGTCGTCGTCGGAAAAGAAGCAACCATCCATTTCGATGCGCACAAGTGCATCCACTCGCGCAACTGCGTACTTTCGCATCCGGATGTGTTTGTTCCCAATGTGGTGGGTGAATGGATTCACCCGGACGCGCAACCGGTGGAGGAGTTGATCCGCATCGGCCAGAGCTGCCCGTCGGGCGCCATCTCGGTCCTGCGCAATGTGCCCACCGCGGGAGCCATGCCGCACTCGAACGCGGCACCCATTGTCAACACGGTGCGCCTGCGGGAAAACGGGCCGCTGGCGTTTGAGGCGGAGTTGCAGATACAGGGAGAAGTTCAAAGCGTTCCGCGCGCCACGCTGTGCCGCTGCGGCCAGTCGGCCAACAAGCCGTTCTGCGATGGCAGCCATGTGGCCGCCGGATTCGTTGCATCGGGTGAGCCGGCCACGGCAGCCTTTGAGCCGCTGGCCCAGCGCAATGGGCCACTGGATGTGCAGCCCACACCCAACGGCCCCTTGCGTGTGGTGGGCAATCTGGAGGTGGTGACCGGCACGGGACGCACCTGCAACAAGGTGGGTGAGACCTACCTATGCCGCTGCGGCCATAGCCAGAACAAACCCTATTGCGATGGCAGCCACAAGGCCGCCGGATTCCAAGCAACATGAACAAGAACCGGCTGGAGGCCTTCAGCGACGGCGTGATTGCCATCATCATCACCATCATGGTGCTGGAGATCAAGGTGCCGCACGGCGAAGAGCTTGCGGACCTGCAGCCCCTGTGGCCCATCGTCCTGAGCTACGTCCTGAGTTTTGTGAATGTGGGCATTTACTGGAACAACCACCACCACCTGTTGCACGCCACCCGACATGTGAATGGCGGGATCCTCTGGGCCAATCTCAATCTGTTGTTCTGGCTGTCCCTGATGCCCTTTGCCACGGCCTGGGTCGGAGAGAACCACTTCGCCGCCACGCCCATGGCCCTGTATGCGGCAGACCTGCTCATGTGTGCGATCAGCTACACCCTGTTGCAGGTGTGCATCATCAAGGCCCATGGCTCCGAATCCCTGCTGTCGCAGGCCGTGGGCCACGATCTCAAGGGCAAGATATCGATGGCCTTTTACCTGTCGGCCGTCCCCCTGGCCCTGCTGGGTCTGCCCATGCTTGCGGGCGTGCTGATTCTTGCCGTGGCCCTCATCTGGCTGATCCCGGACCGGCGCATCGAAAAAAAGATCGCGCCTGAATAGCCGCTATTTGTGCAGCGTTTCCTTGCGATCGTCCTTGGGTGCGATGCCGTGTTCGCGTCGGTAAGCGCGTGAAAAAGCGGATGCGGAAGCAAAGCCACAGGCCAGGCCCACCTCGATCACACCCATGCTGGTCTGGCGCAGCAGATGCCGCGCGCGCTCCAGCCGCAGCCGCAAATACAGCTGTACCGGGCTCACATGCAGATGCTCCTGGAACAGCCGC contains:
- a CDS encoding amidotransferase; protein product: MKLCILENDDLAPEATQKYHGYGSMVERVFREAGAKDWQFEVFHTPVFEYPASFDGYDAVLLTGSKADSFSDEPWVVELRKRVSELLEQKKKLLGICFGHQLIAICLGAKVGRAPQGWGVGRMSYDWHAADLLSAPEDNKLSLLVSHRDQVFELPENAILLASNAHCPVAGYAVGEEVFCVQGHPEFVEEYSAFLMGRRREALGEDLYTSAVKSLEHGHDGLDVTRMMIAFVEGK
- the infA gene encoding translation initiation factor IF-1, yielding MAKEELIEMMGVVNEVLPDTRFRVTLDNGHQLIAYSAGKMRKNHIRILAGDRVSLELSPYDLSKGRINFRHIEGRGPMTPRRPQ
- a CDS encoding Gfo/Idh/MocA family oxidoreductase; protein product: MSLNPVISLLGRRLRLAVIGGGPGSFIGAMHRQAARLDDRYELVAACLSSNPEKSVQAGRELGLAPDRCYADGDALIAAEATRNDGADVVAIMTPNDSHFRFSMAALDAGLDVICDKPMTNTLQEAQALQERVHSSGRVFCLTHNYTGYPMVRQARAMVADGQLGDIRLVQVEYVQGGRAKAGPSRSPWKDDATRGGPSLVMGDIGTHAHNLLRFITGLEVAQVAAEVGTIVPTRVTHDYAGALLRLDNGARGSFWVTQAAAGVENALRIRISGSLGTLEWQQEQPQLLSFKPMGVPAQIRTPNGPGTLPLSAHASRIVAGHPEGFHEAFANIYSDAAEAIAARRAGQTVNPLSTHFPNAADGLSGIRFVDAVIRSSTNDGAWTAV
- a CDS encoding 3-deoxy-7-phosphoheptulonate synthase; protein product: MTSAVSAPLTTHDTTRIDDVRIGAVRPLITPALLEERLPAPPAAQSLVETSRAAISKVLHGADDRLIVVVGPCSIHDHAQAMEYARQLKTHADRLQQDLLVVMRVYFEKPRTTVGWKGYINDPHLDGSFAINEGLEMARRLMLDILELGLPIATEFLDLLSPQFISELVSWGAIGARTTESQSHRQLASGLSCPVGFKNGTDGGIKVASDAIQAAQAAHAFMGMTKMGQVAIFETRGNQDCHVILRGGKQTNYSKTDVDAACALLKSAGLREQVMIDVSHANSSKQHQRQITVAADVAAQIAAGDQRITGIMIESHLEEGRQDIVSGQALRYGVSVTDACISMAQTVPVLEQLAEAVRTRRGIKPA
- a CDS encoding CDGSH iron-sulfur domain-containing protein, which translates into the protein MAMEVVVGKEATIHFDAHKCIHSRNCVLSHPDVFVPNVVGEWIHPDAQPVEELIRIGQSCPSGAISVLRNVPTAGAMPHSNAAPIVNTVRLRENGPLAFEAELQIQGEVQSVPRATLCRCGQSANKPFCDGSHVAAGFVASGEPATAAFEPLAQRNGPLDVQPTPNGPLRVVGNLEVVTGTGRTCNKVGETYLCRCGHSQNKPYCDGSHKAAGFQAT
- a CDS encoding TMEM175 family protein, encoding MNKNRLEAFSDGVIAIIITIMVLEIKVPHGEELADLQPLWPIVLSYVLSFVNVGIYWNNHHHLLHATRHVNGGILWANLNLLFWLSLMPFATAWVGENHFAATPMALYAADLLMCAISYTLLQVCIIKAHGSESLLSQAVGHDLKGKISMAFYLSAVPLALLGLPMLAGVLILAVALIWLIPDRRIEKKIAPE